aagtgacttggttcaAGTTGGGAGGGTCTGAGACTAGGCATCTGGGTAATGAAGTGGatagctagagtcaggaagatctgaattcaaatcctgcctcagatctGTATGACCCagaacaagtcattcaacctgtctgcctcagtttcttcatctgtaaaatgagaataacggTACTTTCCTCACatttgttgtgagaatgaaatgagatatttgtaaagcatactGTAAACCTGCTATATgaatttttgctattattattattattatctgaacCCAAGTTTTCCAATTTCTAGTCTAACCTCCTTTATGCTAGTCAGTGCAATCTATTATTGTTGATACATGGACTAcactgtccatgggattttcttggcaaggatacaagaatgttttgccatttccttctccagtggaatTAGGCATAGAGATAGTAGGTGTATGAGGTGGAATTTtaattgaggtcttcctgattgtGCCTAGCATCCTATGGACTGAGCTATCTATTATGGAGTCCATTACAACAtctaatagtttaaatgaagtgTTTActaatgatgattttttaaatccttatgCAAATATATGAAGGTTTTGTGAAAACCTTCACATTCACTTAACCATCACTTCACTTAACTGTGCCAGAGCCTCCCTCACTATAAAGCAAATTATGTAACCCATCTTTTGTTATATGTAAATTTTAGGAAATGCTTTGAAGCACCagagaaggtaagtgacttgcctagagccaTAAAGCTAATGTCACAGCAGGttttgaacccagaacttctgGGCTCTAtatctagtactctatccattacaaTAGACTGCCTGACCTTAAATCATGTATCATCAACAATGTTGCTGTTCTCTTTGCAATCCAGGAAGCACTATAGTGTATGATTAACCAAGTAACCCTGGAAAGGTTAGAGATCTGAAGTTACAGGCTACATGACTAGACTAAAGCTCTATGAGAGCAGGGACTCTAGATCTTGTACTTACTCCATTAGTCACCACAGTGCATCTCACActgaagtgcttaataaaggatgaatgaatgagtgaatgacagGAAGGACTCTCGCAATTCCAtcacagaagaagaaaacaggaaGGTTGATTTAACCATCTGAAATTGGCTTTCCAGGAGGAGTCTGCTGGGTAAACGTGAGGcctgtttatgtatttattttttctgtttccatctCATAGGGGAATTGCAGAATGCCTCCCCTGAGAAGCCTGCTGAAGATGCTACTGAGCCCAAAGAAAACAGTCTGGAAGAAAGAGAGACCCAGTCCAAAGAGGCTGATCCCGAGGAAACCAGGGAGGAATCTGAGAAGAACGAGATCAGCAAGGCCTCCAGGGATGTGAGCGTGGAGAGTACTCTGGCCAGTGGTCTGACCAAAGAGGAGCTCTTAGCCCCAAGGCCCAGCCAAGGCAGCAAGGACCAGTCGCCCACTGATGCTCAGCAGGGTCTGGATCTCCAAGAGGAGGAACAAAGTTCCAAGAGAGATGAGAACACCCATGTGGAAAGAGAGGAGGATGAGGAGCAAGAGGAAGCCCCTCTGGCCCAAGAGGGAAATAAACCAGCATTGGATGAAGAAGGTCCCACTGGAGCACTCCGGACCAGCTCAAGCCTTGATGAGAGTGAGGAGACTCCAAGGAGAGATAGTATGTATGGCAGAGTCCCATAATAAGTATCCTATAATCTGGGGTGACCATACTTCCCCAGTAAATTCCTGGCGCTGTATTTGCCCACCACTGGGGACAAACTGATGTAAATCCCTTTTCAATGAATTTGCAATTGAGAGCTAGACTTGGTTTGAGGGTTAAAATAAGGACAAGACCTCTAATTTAAAAAGTACTGTCCAGTTCACAATTGCCCTTAAACCACAACCACCATTATAAGGACATAGGTCAAgtattattctctccattttagagatgagttcAATGACATCTAAAGATATTAAATATAAGTGTTATgaattgaactcaagtcttttaaTTCTCAGCTCAGTGCTTTTTCTATTATGGCATGGTGCCTCAAACAAAAAGACATAAGACCAAAGGATAGGATATTTACCTTCTATCCTTCTTTACACCCTAACAGGGGGTTAGGAAGAtccaatgaaataatgtaaaatgctttacactTAGATATGCATCAgtggcttttattattatttccactaaAACAACAGTGTTTGCAGCACAGTGCAATAGAAAAAACACTGGCTTTGAAGGTAGTCAGGACCTGGGTCAAAATTTTGACTAGCACTTTATTGACTCTTTGAGCTTAGACAAGTCAACAGCCCTGGGCCTTGGcccctcatctatgaaatgaatgaGTTTAAGGCCACATTGGAGCAAAGCCCCTTGGAGCTCACAACCTAAGATGTTATAAATGAGTCACAAAAGGCCAAtgtttaaaagacattttaattcTTACCAGATAATTTCCTTATAATAACTTTGAGGTAGGTAATGGAAGTATTTCCAtttcatggatgaggaaattgaggttcataTAAGGAAATTACTTTcccaataaaagtaaaatgtGTTAAAACTGTGATGGGAACACCAGATTTCCCGATTTAAGGTCAGTACTCTTTCTGGTACATGGTGTAGTCTCAGAAAATGaaatgtgaatggaaaaaaagatgaagcatATACACAAAAAGtcaaagaaatcaacaaaacagtaaatgctgagggctttaaGATTGGCGTAGCTATTATGAGTGAGGAGTTCACAGGAGCAGATGTTGACAGCTATAGGAGTCATTCAGGGAAGATTTCATGGCAATAATAGAAGAAACTTGAGCCTTGTAGAATAAAATGCAAGATTAAGGTAGGCTGAGAAGAGAAGGATGAGCATCCTAGGTTGGGAAAATAACTTGAATAAATACACAAAACTAAGAATACACATGGCAAGAATGGAGTGCAGTAGGAACCGGGTTAACGTGGAGGTACTTAGTGAACTGAAACAGAGAAAGCCCTAAATCATCTCTCTATTTCCTATCTTTTGTTATTCACTTGGGTCAGccctgtctgactcttcctgatcccaactggagttttcttggcagagatatgagAGTGGTTTGTCAGCtccttttcagatgagaaaactgaggcacacagtgGAAAGAGATTTGCCTAGCTAACGAGTGCCTGAGgtcaggtcttcttgacctcTATGGCCATGTTATCTAGTGGCCATCTTTACTTGGTGGCAAGTGTGCATCCAGTGTGCATCCTGGAAAGGCAGCCTGGTCATGGAAGTGAAAAGATTCGAATTTGAGCCTGCCCCTAGCTAGCTTCTTGATTCTGAGCAAGTCCCACATCTGCAgtaagccttggtttcctcacttgtaaaataagaaataaacagaagGCATTCCCTCTATCACTATTTTGAAGACAGTGCTTATTAACTTTCAAGTCTATACTCTGTCAAATACCTTAATCAGTTGCTAAACATGGCTTCCTTAAGGGTTTTTTGATCCTCCAGGTGCCCTATGATTGGAACCAAGTCTACCAACTCCAAATGATTCTGAGGCCAAAGAGGGACCAACAGGAAGTTAAAGATTATTCACAAAATACTCATGAACATTCACAAAAATCTCCCAAATCTGAAAGGACCCTAGAACTTGGGAATGTCAGCACACAGAACATCAAATATTAGAGcaagaagagatcttagaatatagaatataaaaacatAGGCTATCAAAAACCATGCCTGGcatggagcttaataaatacatgttggcTGACATAAAGTGTTCAtactggaaggggccttagaaatAGAATGTGggttgtacacaataatagcaagaatgtgtgatgatcaactatgaaaggcttggttcttctcagtggttcagtaattcaaagaaatcccaatagacttcggacagaaaatgccattcagAATAagaagttgttgttgttgggttgttttttttttcctctctctctctcccatggtttttccttttgctctgatttttctcttccaacatgattcataaaacaatgtgtattaaaaatatactacaaaaaaagagaaagacatatTATGTTAGCACAAGAAGTGCTAACtgaggggcagcgaggtggtgcattGGTCAAAGCAGTGGTCCAGgaggatccaaattcaaatccagcctcagacacttgacatttactagtgaacttgggcaactcacttaaccctgattgtcttgcaaaaaaagaaaaaaaaaatgtgctaacTGACTAGGgaacaggaaaacctgagttcaaatccagtctcagatcaGACTAGCTGGAtagtctggacaagtcactttatttgtctacctcagttttcttatctataaaatgtagataataataataacacttttcTCCCATAATTGagatgattaaatgagatatttgcaagcATTTAGCCCAGTTCTTGGTacatagaaagtatttaataaatgcttattttctttcttttaaaggatTTTCCAGGAGTTACTCTTCCTTCAAGGAAAGAGATTAGGATGATAATCCTTGTATGTCATTTTCAATCTGCCTCAGAAACAATCCTGCTAGGTTTGGTATGTGGTAACAACACAGTTCAGTTTTATCCTCATTATCACTCAGTGCCTTCACGAGCCTCTCCCACAGATAAACCAGCAGCAGAGAAGGAACTTAGGAAAGGATTCTCTGCAAAACTCATAGTCAGTCATTAATTAAGTAGGCCAGGAATAAGATTTGCAGCAGAGACAGTTTCCATTCAGCtcatttcctttgttctttcccaTCAATTGTTTCAGGTCAATCAGAGGCATTGGAActaaatggagaagaaaagatcatGGAAGAGGAAGTTAGATCCCAGGAAGAAAAGGGGCTAAGCCGACGTTCTGAACAAGCAGCAGCAGCCACAGAAGACATCTTCAGCCCCAGAGAAAGCAAGAGTCAGGAACTGGAAGAGGAACTCTCCAAAGAATGGGAGGATTCCAAGAGATGGAACAAGATGGACGAGCTGGCCAGAGAGCTGACAGCTAAGAAGCGGCTGGAGGAGAGTGACAGCGAGGAAGAGCCAGACCGATCCATGAAACTCTCCTTCAGATCCCACAAGTATGACTTTGGAAGTCCTATGGGGCTGCCAAGGAGAAGCTGGAAAGCTCACTCCAGAGAGGACAGCATCGAGGCAGGCTTGCCTCTTTCTATCAGGGGAGACCcagatgaaaagaaggaagaggagggaagcgCGAACCGAAGAACTGAGGTGGGTAGACTAGTGGGGATCTTTTGGGGGAACAGAGGAAAAAAGGCTTGGTTGAAGAAGAGGCAGGCAGCCATGAgcaaacaaatgcagaaatatcTTGATGTAGGTAAAGCCcactggatttaaaatcaggacCTTGCAGGTTTGAGTTCCAGGTCAAGCAGTAGTTGTATGACCCAAGACTATGAAGCATAAAGAAAGAATACTGAAGCCAGAGGGTTGGGATTTAAATTCCTGCTCTACTTGGAATATTTGTATTATCTGGggcaaattctttcttttccctcaggTGTATGTTCTTTCCTAAAACATGATAGGATTGGACTAAAGGATCACCAAGATCCTTTTCAGCTCTTAGGAAGGTCTTGAATAAGACAGTTCTTGGGGATTCCTCTTGAGTGTTCTGGTTCATTCCCTATGCAGGAAGATTTCTTCTCCCAACTCCAAACTAGTATTTTCAACTTGAAGTACCTGCTCAGTGTAATCCTTGACTCCTAGGACAGATCTAAATTGGGAGCAGCCTCTGTCCTCCAGATACTATAGGACTGGTAAGGACTTCAGGCCAACTagcccaaccccttcattttacagacaaggaaaccaaGACCTCCAAAGCTATTGATTTGCCTAAAGTTACACAAGTGGCAAGTAGCAAATCTGGTATTCAAATCCATATCCTCTAACTCCAACTCCAATActactataatatattttatgcatctaTTATGAGtctgacactgtgctaaatactttacaattatccCATTTAAATCCTTACAACAACAACCTTGGCAGGTAAGTGCTcttgttatccccatttaactGAAGCAAAAGGTAAAGTGACCTTGCCCAAGGTTACAGACCTGGTCAGGTAAATTTCAGGTGGCATTTGAAGTTAGTCTTCTAGCTCTATTCTCTGCAGTACCCGTCACCCCCAATATTCTACTGCATCAATCAATACTGTCTCCCTAGGAGGTATGGTATCCCCAGGAAAGCATTAAGTATGGGGAAGGGTGTTGGGCTAGAAATGACCCTTATTACAGCAAAGTAAGCTCGAGGGGTCAATGCTTTGTGGCCCCTAGGAACTGTCCCATTCTAAAAGTGGTAGGGGTTGGAGTAGGAGAAAGAGCTCCAAATGAGGCCAGAAACAGGTAGAAGCAAAACCCCACCAGGTTCTAATGTTTCAAGGAAGTCTCTGCTTCAttccttattagctatgtgacttgagACAAGTCACTCAGTCTCTGAAACCTGGTTCTCTCATATGTTAAAGAAGGTTGTTGCACTTGATCTCTAAAGGCTTCCAAAAGAGTAGGAGATTTTCCTAGGTATTTAAATCAGGGTATTGTTGTCTCAGAAAGTAGATACCTTAACTCACAAGGAATAGTTGGGATCTTAGGCCAGGACATTCATACATTACTGTGACAAGTTTAGTCCCCACAGGAAGAGATTACCTCTGGAGAGGCAGCTTGCTTTAGTGAATAGAAAGCTCTATTTTAGAGGTACTATGTTAACATTCCAAATTCTAACCTGGGTTTAAGTGCCCCCTCTGACACATATACTGGATGTGTGGCCCAAGGTAAGTTACTTAGACCCTCAGTGAGCTAGACAATTCTGATGCAATTGTCCACTTTGGTAGAGAGATCCTTGGTAAAAAGCTAGATGGACTAGgtttcattcaaaaaaaaaaaaaaatagccatatCAGCTTGCAGAGAAGAGTACTTCCTAAACCCCTATAGTCTAACCAGCCTTCCCTAACTACTTCAGTACCCACTACTTGTGTCCTCCTGTGAACTCCTTCAGCACTTAACAGAGGTGGTAGCAATTCTTACTATCTAGCTTCTTTTCCCCAGCTAGTTTACTAGAGTACCATAACTAGGCACTCAGGGCAGAAAGGATTTTTGTTCAAAGAGCAGTAACAAGAAAGATGGCTTGGTCTTGTTCTGCTTGTCCCCAGTGGGCAGCACTAAGACCATGGGGTATCCATGGggataaaatgaaaaggatgccAGCTTTCCAGTTGTAGAGTTTAGACTTTTGACTCTCAGCTTTGCTACTTAATTTCTGTGTGAGAAAGCTGAGTTACTTCACTCAGGTCTTCTTTGTGTGTAAAAGAAAGGGATTGAATTATATGAACTCTGAGGttctttttaactctaaaatCCTCTGATCTGGAGTTAAAAGAAGGCAGATTTTGACTTAGTGTGAGAAAGATGTTCTAATAGGCATTATAGTTTCTGGTCACAAGCTCCAGCTGCTGAAGGTCTTCCAAGTGGTGAAAGCCACTTGTCAGAATTGCTGTAAAGGAGACTCAAGGCTTTTCCCCAATGAGCTATCTGTGCTTTCAAGGTCATTTCTAAGTCCCAAAGCCCCATAATTTGTGAAGATTAGTGATTTTTCAacacaataataatagcagcttaTACTTCTATAATGCCTTTAAGTTTATAAGGTGCTTATCTTACAGTAACTCCATAAGGAGGGTAGTACAAATCATGTTAGCTATTtttttgacttgcccagggtcacaaatcCAATTCAATATCAGAGCTGAAATTCAATCCCAAGTCATTCTTGACTTTGGGTTTGGGTCAGAATAGAGGGTCCTAAGCTTGGTCCCACTCATAGTAAATATGACTTGTGTGTTCACATTTCCAGTTGCTCTAGAAACGAAGGCATA
The DNA window shown above is from Sminthopsis crassicaudata isolate SCR6 chromosome 2, ASM4859323v1, whole genome shotgun sequence and carries:
- the CHGA gene encoding chromogranin-A; the protein is MSFPAFLVLLVSAMQVIALPVSSPANKSDTKVMRCIVEVISDTLSKPSPLPISEDCFETLRGDERIISILRHQNLLKELQELAIQGANERAQQQKKDRGFEDELSEVLGSQNNEEDIVQGELQNASPEKPAEDATEPKENSLEERETQSKEADPEETREESEKNEISKASRDVSVESTLASGLTKEELLAPRPSQGSKDQSPTDAQQGLDLQEEEQSSKRDENTHVEREEDEEQEEAPLAQEGNKPALDEEGPTGALRTSSSLDESEETPRRDSQSEALELNGEEKIMEEEVRSQEEKGLSRRSEQAAAATEDIFSPRESKSQELEEELSKEWEDSKRWNKMDELARELTAKKRLEESDSEEEPDRSMKLSFRSHKYDFGSPMGLPRRSWKAHSREDSIEAGLPLSIRGDPDEKKEEEGSANRRTEDQELESLAAIEAELEKVAHKLHELRRG